Proteins co-encoded in one Ignavibacteria bacterium genomic window:
- a CDS encoding HD domain-containing protein, with protein MEFKSHLLENPLFETASEAAGKLGFKLYIVGGYVRDLVLQRPRSEIDFLVVGSGTEYASALAKELKVSKIAVYKNFGTAHFRYGELDLEFVGARRESYNRMSRKPVVEEGTFEDDIKRRDFTINTLVISLNSEDFGSLLDTFEGLKDIEKRVIKTPLDPFVTFSDDPLRIMRAVRFASQLNFELDETTYKAAGEMASRLQIISQERITDEFLKILMSPKPSVGLKLLYETGIMRIIFPEIANLAGVDQRKDYHHKDVFLHTCTVVDNISEMTDNVWLRFAALLHDVAKPQTKKFIEGTGWTFHGHEEAGARMMEEIFHRMRLPLTKLEYVTKLIRLHLRPIALVDEEVTDSAIRRLIVAAGDDLEDLITLCRADITSKNIKKVSRYLANYEKVMNKVRDVREKDRLRAFQSPVRGEEIMQICNLKPSKKVGELKKAIEDAILDGKIGNNYQEAYDYLMKIKEEFLKQ; from the coding sequence ATGGAATTTAAGTCTCATTTACTGGAAAACCCTTTATTTGAAACAGCCTCAGAAGCTGCCGGCAAGCTGGGCTTTAAGCTTTACATTGTGGGCGGGTATGTACGTGACCTGGTGCTTCAAAGGCCTAGAAGTGAAATAGATTTTCTTGTCGTTGGAAGCGGCACCGAATACGCTTCGGCCCTGGCAAAAGAGCTGAAAGTAAGTAAAATAGCGGTTTACAAGAACTTTGGAACGGCACACTTCAGGTATGGGGAGCTGGACCTGGAATTTGTAGGAGCCCGGAGGGAATCCTACAACAGGATGAGCCGCAAGCCTGTAGTTGAAGAGGGGACTTTTGAAGACGACATCAAGCGCAGGGATTTTACCATAAATACTCTTGTCATTTCATTAAACAGTGAAGATTTCGGAAGTCTGCTGGATACATTTGAGGGGCTTAAGGATATAGAAAAGAGGGTAATCAAAACCCCACTCGACCCATTTGTAACCTTCAGCGATGATCCTTTAAGGATAATGCGGGCCGTAAGGTTTGCCAGTCAACTGAATTTTGAGCTTGATGAAACGACCTACAAGGCAGCAGGTGAAATGGCCTCGAGGCTTCAGATCATCTCGCAGGAGAGGATAACGGATGAATTCCTGAAAATCCTGATGTCCCCGAAGCCCTCGGTAGGCTTAAAGCTTCTTTACGAGACTGGGATAATGAGGATAATTTTTCCTGAGATTGCCAATTTGGCCGGGGTTGACCAGAGGAAAGATTACCACCACAAGGATGTTTTTCTGCATACCTGCACGGTAGTAGATAATATTTCAGAGATGACAGATAACGTCTGGCTCCGTTTTGCCGCACTTTTGCACGACGTTGCAAAGCCGCAGACGAAAAAGTTTATTGAAGGCACAGGCTGGACATTCCACGGGCACGAGGAGGCAGGGGCCAGGATGATGGAGGAAATATTCCACCGCATGAGGCTTCCTTTGACAAAGCTTGAGTATGTAACCAAGCTTATCAGGCTGCACCTGAGGCCGATTGCGCTTGTAGACGAGGAAGTGACAGATTCCGCCATAAGGAGGCTTATTGTGGCTGCCGGGGATGACCTGGAGGATCTGATTACCTTATGCCGCGCGGACATTACGAGCAAGAACATAAAAAAAGTCTCCAGGTATCTTGCGAACTATGAGAAAGTAATGAATAAGGTCCGGGATGTTCGGGAAAAAGACAGATTAAGAGCCTTCCAGTCGCCTGTCCGCGGCGAGGAAATAATGCAGATATGCAACCTGAAGCCTTCAAAGAAAGTAGGGGAGCTAAAGAAGGCCATTGAAGACGCGATTCTTGACGGTAAGATAGGAAATAATTACCAGGAAGCATATGATTACCTCATGAAAATAAAAGAGGAGTTCCTGAAACAGTAA
- a CDS encoding efflux RND transporter periplasmic adaptor subunit, which produces MANGNKKKSRKKIYIFSGIGLMVTVLVLLLVFSGNKEQIIPVQTESVQKRNITQRVSATGKINPEYQVIITPEVTGEIVELPVKEGDIVRKGQLLIKIKPDTYMAARDRAAATLESAKAGLQRSKAVLDKVAADYKRIQELYRKKLSSDAELEQSKSNFLSAQSDFDSQKSSVAQFQAALKEAQENLYKTTIYSPMNGTISQLNVELGERVLGSGFSQGTNIMTVADLSKMEATVEVDENDVVLVSLGDTAKIQIDAFGNKEFKGVVSQIGNSAKTTAEGTQQEVVNFEIKIRLTDTDNSIRPGMSCNSDIETETKNNVLSVPIQSVTARGNKAPEVKKEGEDSGPIQVKNDKIKDKKPKEVVFVIENNKAKMKEVKTGISDDNYIEIISGLTGNEKVVSGSYRAISRELAENSNVRVEGAGKGAK; this is translated from the coding sequence ATGGCAAACGGAAACAAAAAGAAATCCAGGAAGAAAATTTATATTTTCAGCGGAATAGGGCTCATGGTGACTGTCCTGGTCTTACTGCTCGTCTTCAGCGGTAACAAAGAGCAGATCATTCCCGTACAGACAGAATCTGTACAGAAAAGAAATATTACACAGAGGGTATCTGCCACAGGAAAAATTAACCCTGAGTACCAGGTAATAATAACTCCCGAAGTAACCGGAGAGATTGTTGAACTTCCTGTGAAGGAAGGTGACATTGTAAGGAAAGGTCAGCTGCTTATAAAAATAAAGCCTGATACATACATGGCAGCGCGCGACAGGGCAGCCGCAACGCTTGAAAGCGCAAAGGCCGGGCTGCAGAGGAGCAAGGCGGTCTTAGACAAGGTAGCTGCTGATTATAAGAGAATTCAGGAGCTCTACAGGAAGAAGCTTTCAAGTGACGCCGAGCTGGAGCAGTCAAAGTCAAATTTCCTGAGCGCACAGAGCGATTTCGATTCACAGAAGTCATCTGTAGCCCAGTTCCAGGCAGCTCTCAAGGAAGCACAGGAGAACCTATACAAGACGACTATTTATTCTCCGATGAACGGCACCATTAGCCAGCTCAACGTTGAGCTTGGTGAAAGGGTGCTTGGTTCGGGCTTCAGCCAGGGTACAAACATCATGACGGTTGCCGACCTCTCGAAGATGGAAGCAACGGTTGAAGTTGATGAAAACGACGTGGTGCTGGTTTCGCTCGGCGACACTGCAAAGATTCAGATAGATGCCTTTGGAAACAAAGAGTTCAAGGGAGTTGTCTCACAGATAGGCAACAGCGCAAAGACAACGGCTGAAGGCACGCAGCAGGAAGTGGTAAACTTTGAAATAAAGATCAGGCTTACCGATACCGACAACAGCATCAGGCCCGGAATGTCTTGCAACTCAGACATTGAAACCGAAACAAAGAATAATGTACTTTCCGTTCCGATTCAGAGCGTAACAGCCAGGGGCAACAAGGCTCCTGAAGTGAAGAAAGAGGGTGAAGACAGCGGCCCCATCCAGGTTAAGAACGATAAGATCAAGGACAAGAAGCCGAAGGAAGTTGTATTTGTAATTGAAAACAACAAGGCCAAGATGAAAGAGGTTAAGACCGGTATAAGCGACGACAACTACATTGAAATCATAAGCGGACTTACCGGCAATGAAAAGGTTGTAAGCGGTTCATACAGGGCCATTTCACGCGAACTGGCAGAGAATTCAAACGTAAGGGTTGAAGGCGCAGGCAAAGGCGCTAAATAA
- a CDS encoding electron transfer flavoprotein subunit alpha/FixB family protein: MANKIITFLEQRNGILKKSSLETAKEAVKLASALNYEVEAVAIGNNVEDLESVGKYGIGKVTFFKSESLANYSSSAYAALVSDYAKTTDADILLFSNTAMGKDLAPLVCVKLAAGILMDCVSLEVSSGEITATRPVFAGKALVEAKITSQKKIFTLRPNVFNIGELADNKAEVTAKNVENPDLRTKVVEVKKSEGKLDVAEAEIIVSGGRGLKAPENFHLVEELADTLGAAVGASRAVVDAGWRPHSEQVGQTGKTVSPNLYIAVGISGAIQHLAGMSSSKYIVAINKDKDAPIFGVADYGIAGDIFEVLPALTEEIKKIKG; the protein is encoded by the coding sequence ATGGCAAATAAAATCATAACATTTTTAGAGCAAAGGAATGGCATCCTTAAGAAGTCTTCTCTGGAGACTGCTAAAGAAGCCGTAAAATTGGCTTCTGCGCTTAATTATGAAGTTGAAGCCGTGGCAATCGGAAATAACGTTGAAGATCTTGAAAGCGTCGGCAAATACGGTATAGGTAAGGTTACTTTCTTCAAAAGTGAGAGTCTTGCAAATTATTCCTCATCTGCATACGCCGCTCTGGTTTCAGATTACGCAAAAACAACAGATGCAGACATTTTACTTTTCTCAAATACTGCAATGGGTAAAGATCTTGCACCTCTTGTCTGTGTAAAACTTGCAGCCGGAATACTGATGGACTGCGTGAGCCTGGAGGTTTCATCCGGTGAAATTACTGCTACACGCCCGGTCTTTGCCGGCAAGGCACTCGTTGAGGCAAAAATAACTTCACAGAAGAAAATCTTTACTCTCCGCCCGAACGTTTTTAATATCGGTGAATTGGCTGACAATAAGGCTGAAGTCACGGCTAAAAACGTCGAAAACCCTGATCTCAGAACAAAAGTAGTGGAAGTAAAGAAGTCCGAGGGCAAGCTCGACGTAGCCGAGGCTGAAATTATAGTCTCAGGCGGCCGCGGCCTCAAGGCTCCGGAAAACTTCCACCTGGTCGAGGAACTGGCAGACACCCTTGGCGCCGCAGTCGGAGCCTCACGTGCCGTGGTCGATGCAGGCTGGAGACCTCATAGCGAACAGGTCGGGCAGACGGGGAAGACCGTTTCTCCTAACCTTTATATCGCAGTCGGTATCTCCGGTGCAATCCAGCACCTGGCAGGAATGTCATCCTCCAAATATATCGTCGCTATAAACAAGGATAAGGACGCTCCCATCTTCGGAGTGGCCGACTACGGCATAGCAGGTGATATTTTTGAAGTTCTGCCGGCACTGACAGAAGAGATAAAAAAAATTAAAGGTTAA
- a CDS encoding bifunctional nuclease family protein, with the protein MNKVQVEILGLSSTPSAGGAYAILLKEVYGVRRLPIIIGAFEAQAIALEIEGIKPPRPLTHDLLKNVIDNLGAAVQEILIDELRDNTFFAKIVLEVSSLTNDVDSRPSDAIALAVRTQSPIYVNEEVMKAAAFIPSGEEEAAENMEENMPDEEPTEKAAPSGSRESKLASLQNQLREALEKEDYERAARIRDEIKKMTDQN; encoded by the coding sequence TTGAATAAAGTTCAGGTGGAAATACTTGGTTTATCATCCACTCCTTCGGCGGGTGGTGCGTATGCAATCCTTCTAAAGGAAGTCTATGGCGTAAGAAGACTCCCGATTATTATCGGGGCTTTCGAAGCCCAGGCAATTGCACTCGAGATTGAAGGCATCAAGCCCCCGCGCCCCCTTACACATGACCTTCTCAAGAATGTCATAGATAACCTGGGTGCGGCTGTGCAGGAAATCCTTATCGATGAACTGAGGGATAATACTTTCTTTGCTAAAATAGTCCTTGAAGTGTCTTCCCTGACAAACGACGTCGACTCGAGGCCCAGTGACGCTATTGCACTTGCCGTAAGAACACAATCCCCTATTTATGTTAATGAGGAGGTTATGAAGGCGGCTGCTTTTATTCCTTCGGGAGAAGAAGAAGCCGCTGAAAATATGGAGGAGAATATGCCGGACGAGGAACCCACTGAAAAAGCCGCTCCTTCGGGATCGAGGGAATCCAAACTGGCTTCACTTCAGAACCAGCTGCGAGAGGCCCTTGAAAAAGAAGATTATGAAAGGGCGGCCAGAATAAGAGATGAAATTAAAAAGATGACAGATCAGAACTAA
- a CDS encoding DoxX family protein — protein MKKLLFGPWVNASVVILLLRIILGVVFIAHGAQKVFGAFGGKGLSVTIGMFTGMGIPPVLAYMDAFGEFIFGILVLLGLITRVASAGIAVIMLVAIFRVHLPNGFFAPAGVEFPLTLLTIAITIFLYGSGRYGIDYFWERKSREKGVDFS, from the coding sequence ATGAAGAAACTGCTGTTCGGGCCATGGGTAAATGCTTCTGTTGTAATTCTTTTACTGAGAATTATTCTGGGAGTTGTCTTTATTGCCCACGGGGCACAGAAGGTCTTTGGTGCCTTTGGTGGAAAGGGGCTTAGTGTAACGATAGGGATGTTTACAGGCATGGGGATCCCGCCTGTTCTTGCATATATGGATGCATTTGGTGAATTCATTTTCGGCATACTGGTTCTGCTCGGCCTTATAACAAGGGTTGCTTCGGCAGGAATTGCAGTAATAATGCTGGTTGCAATATTCAGGGTACACCTGCCAAACGGTTTTTTTGCTCCCGCAGGAGTTGAGTTCCCACTGACGCTGCTAACAATAGCAATTACAATTTTCCTCTACGGCAGCGGAAGGTATGGAATAGATTACTTCTGGGAGAGGAAGAGCCGGGAAAAAGGGGTGGATTTTTCATAG
- the murA gene encoding UDP-N-acetylglucosamine 1-carboxyvinyltransferase has translation MDKFVITGGKALKGKVAVSGAKNAALAIMPAALLNAGENVLYNTPEVNDVYTMIKLLNNLGVETEFKDFTLRFDTSNITSQTAPYEHVKKMRASVYVLGPLLSRFGYAKVSLPGGCAWGPRPINLHLEGLKKMGADIELDGGYIIAKADKLKGARIHFDVSSVGATGNLMMAATLAKGTTIITNAAIEPEITVLAEYLVKMGARINGINTSVMEIEGVDELKAAETTNIPDRIEAGTLLIAGAITRGKVELENVTPGHLDAVLVKLEDSGANLTVDKSCIKLDATNLNDIKPVEVATSIYPGFPTDMQAQWTAFMALADGVSTVTDSIYLDRFKHVPELNRLGANIEIRENSVVIKGVKKLKGAKVMSTDLRASASLVLAGLAAEGETEVLRIYHLDRGYQRIEEKLISMGARIERVAGAEY, from the coding sequence TTGGATAAATTTGTAATTACAGGTGGAAAAGCCTTAAAAGGGAAAGTAGCAGTAAGCGGAGCAAAGAACGCGGCACTGGCTATTATGCCCGCGGCTCTGTTAAATGCAGGAGAGAATGTTTTATATAACACTCCTGAAGTCAACGATGTCTATACGATGATCAAGCTTCTGAACAACCTGGGAGTTGAGACTGAGTTTAAGGATTTTACATTAAGATTCGATACGTCAAACATTACAAGCCAGACAGCTCCTTATGAGCACGTAAAGAAAATGAGAGCATCGGTTTACGTTTTAGGCCCACTTTTATCGCGATTCGGGTATGCCAAGGTATCTCTTCCCGGAGGGTGCGCCTGGGGTCCGAGGCCTATAAATCTGCATCTTGAAGGCTTAAAGAAAATGGGAGCCGATATTGAGCTTGACGGCGGCTATATTATTGCAAAGGCCGATAAGCTTAAAGGCGCCAGGATCCATTTTGACGTGTCTTCCGTTGGGGCTACAGGAAACCTTATGATGGCTGCAACGCTGGCCAAAGGGACCACAATAATTACGAACGCGGCAATTGAACCTGAAATTACTGTCCTGGCAGAATACCTGGTCAAGATGGGTGCCAGGATAAACGGCATCAACACTTCAGTAATGGAAATTGAGGGCGTTGACGAGCTTAAGGCAGCTGAGACAACAAATATACCGGACAGGATTGAGGCCGGTACACTTCTTATTGCAGGCGCAATTACGCGCGGGAAAGTGGAGCTTGAGAACGTTACCCCTGGTCACCTGGATGCTGTATTAGTAAAGCTGGAAGATTCCGGGGCAAATCTCACGGTTGATAAATCATGCATTAAACTTGATGCTACAAACTTGAATGATATAAAGCCTGTTGAAGTTGCAACTTCCATTTACCCGGGATTTCCAACAGACATGCAGGCGCAGTGGACAGCATTTATGGCTTTGGCCGACGGGGTTTCAACGGTTACCGATTCAATATATCTTGACCGCTTCAAGCACGTGCCGGAGTTAAACCGTCTGGGTGCAAATATTGAGATCAGGGAAAACAGCGTTGTAATTAAAGGTGTGAAAAAGCTTAAGGGTGCAAAGGTAATGTCGACCGACCTTAGGGCCAGCGCTTCATTGGTTCTTGCGGGCCTTGCCGCTGAGGGAGAAACCGAAGTGCTCAGAATCTATCACCTGGACAGAGGCTATCAGAGAATTGAAGAAAAACTGATCTCAATGGGTGCCCGTATAGAAAGGGTTGCCGGGGCGGAATATTAA
- a CDS encoding protein kinase — translation MIGKVINNYKIISQLGQGGMGIVYKALDTRLDRYVAIKILKPQVVKNARFKERFEKEAKNQAKLLHQNIVPVFGYLEEEGLLGIVMEYVEGETLEHLIEKRQRLDLSEALPIIKQVLSAAAYAHSKKFVHRDIKPSNIIINSEGVSKIMDFGISKSIVDKTLTSPGRNVGTLLYMSPEQIKGEEANIESDIYSIGITLFEMLAGAPPFNFETEQEITEGHLKKDPPDLLALMPGLPAKIDSIIKKALSKKPQARFSTCQEFLFELEALEGDMPVFTGQEGSLRQKRNSQGYKFKAIFYSFLIVVSFLGIIYFSFSQVLELWKSGRNPLAPALAGKEKQALIPGYSGEKLKYFRWNLLNSSLKDDLNSVFFTNDSTGFCCGSKGLILRTVNSGQSWEKIQTPIDRTLFDVAFTRSGVGFAVGEGGLVLRSGDQGLSWQRVDVRSTDVLLRVKFTSSSTGFILGAGGTVLRTPDEGDSWVRVDIPSENTLFDIDFPDARTGFIVGWNGECFRTMDKGLSWEKRPSFSSNYLRAVKFINSRTGFAAGGNGEVFMTDNSGQDWRKVKGSLNSGLSAIEFIDEKIGFIVGNQGKVLLTSDSGLNWSEARTNVFASLSRIKLTPGKKVYAVGVNGTIVKF, via the coding sequence ATGATCGGCAAAGTAATAAATAATTATAAGATTATCTCACAGCTGGGCCAGGGCGGCATGGGTATTGTCTATAAAGCCTTAGACACCAGGCTGGACAGGTACGTTGCCATCAAGATCTTAAAGCCGCAGGTTGTAAAGAATGCCCGTTTCAAGGAAAGGTTTGAAAAAGAGGCTAAGAACCAGGCCAAGCTTTTACACCAGAACATTGTTCCTGTTTTCGGATATCTTGAAGAGGAAGGCCTCCTTGGAATTGTAATGGAATACGTTGAAGGGGAGACGCTTGAGCATCTGATTGAAAAAAGGCAAAGGCTGGATTTAAGCGAGGCTTTACCGATTATTAAGCAGGTCCTTTCAGCAGCAGCATACGCGCATTCGAAAAAGTTTGTACACAGGGATATCAAGCCCTCAAATATAATTATTAACTCAGAGGGTGTTTCCAAGATAATGGATTTCGGAATATCGAAGTCCATAGTTGATAAAACGCTTACCAGCCCGGGAAGAAACGTTGGCACGCTTCTTTACATGAGTCCAGAGCAGATAAAAGGGGAAGAAGCCAATATTGAGAGCGACATCTACTCTATAGGCATTACCTTGTTTGAAATGCTAGCCGGGGCTCCGCCCTTTAACTTTGAAACCGAGCAGGAGATAACCGAAGGGCACCTGAAGAAAGATCCACCGGACCTGCTTGCATTAATGCCGGGCTTGCCGGCAAAGATCGACAGCATAATCAAGAAAGCATTAAGTAAAAAGCCTCAGGCAAGGTTTTCCACGTGCCAGGAGTTTTTGTTTGAGCTTGAGGCTCTGGAAGGTGACATGCCTGTTTTTACGGGGCAGGAAGGTTCCTTGCGGCAAAAGAGAAATTCACAAGGGTATAAGTTTAAAGCTATTTTTTATTCATTTTTAATCGTAGTTTCGTTTCTGGGTATAATTTATTTTTCTTTTTCGCAGGTGCTTGAGCTTTGGAAAAGCGGGCGGAACCCACTTGCTCCCGCTCTGGCGGGTAAAGAAAAGCAGGCCCTGATTCCGGGCTATAGCGGGGAAAAGCTGAAATATTTCAGGTGGAACCTATTAAACAGCAGCCTGAAGGATGACCTTAACTCAGTTTTCTTTACAAACGATTCGACGGGCTTTTGCTGCGGCAGTAAGGGGCTTATTTTAAGGACAGTTAATTCCGGGCAGAGCTGGGAGAAAATTCAAACGCCTATTGACAGGACCCTCTTTGACGTTGCCTTTACGCGCTCAGGCGTGGGCTTTGCCGTCGGTGAAGGGGGCTTAGTCCTAAGGTCAGGCGATCAGGGGCTGAGCTGGCAGAGGGTAGATGTCAGGTCCACGGACGTACTTTTAAGGGTAAAATTCACTAGCAGCTCAACCGGGTTTATTCTGGGAGCAGGAGGCACTGTCCTCAGGACTCCGGATGAAGGGGATAGCTGGGTGAGAGTGGACATTCCGTCAGAGAATACACTGTTCGACATAGATTTTCCGGATGCCAGGACAGGTTTTATTGTAGGCTGGAACGGGGAGTGTTTCAGAACTATGGACAAAGGACTCAGCTGGGAGAAAAGGCCCTCCTTCAGCTCAAACTATCTGAGGGCTGTTAAGTTTATAAACAGCAGGACAGGATTTGCCGCAGGCGGCAACGGGGAAGTCTTTATGACGGACAATTCAGGCCAGGACTGGAGGAAGGTTAAGGGGAGCCTTAATTCGGGACTGTCGGCAATTGAATTTATTGATGAAAAAATAGGTTTCATTGTAGGCAACCAGGGTAAAGTTCTCCTTACTAGTGATTCGGGCTTAAACTGGTCGGAGGCCAGGACGAATGTATTTGCCTCTTTAAGCAGGATAAAACTGACTCCGGGCAAGAAGGTCTATGCTGTCGGCGTAAATGGAACCATTGTAAAATTTTAA
- a CDS encoding electron transfer flavoprotein subunit beta/FixA family protein, giving the protein MKIAVCVSHVPDTATKIVIGSDSKTIDPNGVTYIINPYDEFAVEEALKTKEKLGGEVVVISLGKEANKETIRKALAMGADQGVLLKDDLQRDPVAVAKALSEEIKAQGAELVFFGKQSVDYDNSITGQLTAEMLGYNCVSVVVDLKIEGSKIIAEREIEGGREVVETSLPAVITAQKGLNEPRYASLKGIMAAKKKVIEEKPAQQSGKTLEILKMKKPAMKQPGRIIGTDKTAVAELVRLLKEEAKVI; this is encoded by the coding sequence ATGAAAATAGCAGTCTGCGTAAGTCACGTTCCGGATACTGCTACAAAAATTGTTATCGGTTCTGACAGTAAGACAATTGATCCTAACGGCGTTACCTACATAATCAATCCTTATGACGAGTTTGCAGTAGAAGAAGCCCTGAAGACAAAGGAAAAGCTGGGTGGTGAGGTTGTCGTCATTAGTCTGGGGAAAGAAGCAAATAAAGAAACTATCAGGAAGGCCCTTGCCATGGGAGCTGACCAGGGAGTTTTACTGAAGGATGACCTTCAGAGGGACCCTGTTGCAGTGGCAAAGGCACTCTCAGAGGAAATTAAGGCACAGGGAGCCGAACTCGTGTTTTTCGGCAAACAATCTGTTGATTATGACAACTCAATAACAGGACAGCTTACGGCTGAAATGCTCGGATATAATTGCGTATCGGTAGTTGTTGATCTGAAAATTGAGGGCAGTAAAATTATTGCCGAAAGAGAAATTGAAGGCGGTCGTGAAGTCGTTGAAACCAGCCTCCCTGCTGTAATTACAGCCCAGAAAGGCTTAAATGAACCAAGATATGCTTCACTTAAAGGCATAATGGCGGCCAAGAAAAAAGTAATCGAAGAAAAACCCGCTCAACAGTCCGGGAAAACTCTTGAGATCTTAAAGATGAAAAAGCCGGCAATGAAACAGCCCGGCAGAATTATCGGCACCGATAAGACTGCAGTTGCCGAACTGGTCCGTTTACTTAAAGAAGAAGCAAAAGTCATTTAA
- a CDS encoding TolC family protein, with protein sequence MRFYISLLMIFLLSINAKAQQSLTLDDAVKIALQKNTTLAKNVVSLKSNESNLKAAYGQLLPSLGASGSWRWDRSEGPGGTFVQGGTLVFRSGNQESRAYTAGAQTQWTLFDGLANFATISQRENDLEAARLSLERVKQDIVFNTIADYYLVLNAKQVLKVREDDLAYNKKNLEIFTERNQLGAVTLADVYAQQVNVGNSELALIQAKNDLDTYQSQLMTYLGLDVMSEINISDPIETDTTRVLEGEQFLNQYSNIRAAVEDALNNRLDYKSAQYRLESANNGITIAKGYYYPQLSNNNSFGSTAGSMSELFKSRGYSVGLTLSLPIFSGWATENNVEYSKVQAKTREIELTELERQIKIDLKKTYLDFQAAQKRLEVSAKNVLSAQQNRQIEQEKYNIGSGTFVNLLLASSNYTLALQTNINNRFDFYRLKSQLEYYLGILDYKKFE encoded by the coding sequence ATGCGCTTTTATATCTCATTGTTGATGATATTTCTTCTTTCCATTAATGCAAAGGCACAGCAGAGTTTAACTTTGGATGATGCCGTTAAAATAGCGCTGCAGAAGAATACTACATTAGCAAAAAATGTTGTAAGCCTGAAGTCCAACGAATCGAACCTAAAGGCAGCCTATGGGCAGCTTTTGCCGAGCCTTGGTGCCTCAGGAAGCTGGAGGTGGGACAGGTCAGAGGGTCCGGGGGGAACATTTGTTCAGGGAGGTACACTGGTTTTCAGGTCGGGCAACCAGGAAAGCCGTGCCTACACGGCAGGGGCACAGACGCAGTGGACCTTGTTTGACGGTCTGGCAAACTTTGCCACAATTTCGCAGAGAGAAAACGACCTTGAGGCTGCCCGCCTGTCTTTGGAGAGGGTAAAGCAGGATATCGTTTTTAATACAATTGCCGACTATTACCTGGTCTTAAATGCAAAGCAGGTCTTAAAGGTCAGGGAAGATGATTTGGCTTACAACAAGAAAAACCTTGAGATTTTTACAGAAAGGAACCAGCTTGGTGCTGTTACGCTGGCTGACGTCTATGCCCAGCAGGTAAACGTAGGAAATTCAGAACTGGCTTTAATTCAGGCTAAAAATGACCTGGATACGTATCAGAGCCAGCTTATGACATACTTAGGGCTGGATGTGATGTCGGAGATTAACATATCTGACCCGATTGAAACCGACACTACGAGGGTTTTAGAAGGCGAGCAGTTCTTAAACCAGTACAGCAACATCAGGGCTGCAGTTGAAGATGCCCTAAATAATAGGCTGGATTATAAGAGCGCACAATATAGATTAGAGAGTGCAAACAACGGAATTACAATAGCAAAAGGGTATTATTATCCACAGCTGTCGAACAATAATTCATTCGGATCAACGGCCGGATCGATGAGTGAGCTTTTTAAGAGCAGGGGGTATTCGGTTGGACTGACTTTAAGCCTTCCTATATTTTCCGGATGGGCCACTGAAAACAATGTCGAGTATTCGAAGGTTCAGGCAAAGACGAGGGAAATTGAATTAACAGAGCTGGAGCGCCAGATAAAAATTGATCTGAAGAAAACATACCTGGATTTTCAGGCGGCACAGAAAAGGCTGGAAGTGAGCGCCAAGAACGTCCTTTCTGCACAGCAGAACCGCCAGATTGAACAGGAAAAGTACAACATAGGATCAGGTACATTTGTCAACCTTCTGCTTGCAAGCTCAAACTATACACTTGCTCTGCAGACGAACATCAATAACAGGTTTGATTTCTACAGGCTGAAATCACAGCTGGAATACTATTTGGGTATATTAGATTATAAAAAATTTGAATAA